One Corvus cornix cornix isolate S_Up_H32 chromosome 10, ASM73873v5, whole genome shotgun sequence genomic region harbors:
- the GTF2A2 gene encoding transcription initiation factor IIA subunit 2 — protein MAYQLYRNTTLGNSLQESLDELIQSQQITPQLALQVLLQFDKAINSALAQRVRNRVNFRGSLNTYRFCDNVWTFVLNDVEFREVTELVKVDKVKIVACDGKNTGSNTAE, from the exons ATGGCCTATCAGCTGTATAGGAACACCACGCTGGGGAACAGCCTTCAGGAGAGTCTGGATGAGCTCATACAG tCACAGCAAATCACACCTCAGTTGGCCCTTCAGGTGCTACTTCAGTTTGATAAAGCTATAAATTCAGCACTGGCACAGCGAGTCAGGAACAGAGTCAATTTCAGG ggGTCTCTGAACACTTACAGGTTCTGTGACAACGTATGGACATTTGTACTGAATGATGTCGAATTTAGGGAGGTCACTGAACTTGTGAAAGTGGATAAAGTGAAAATTGTAGCATGTGATGGAAAAA aCACTGGTTCCAATACTGCAGAATGA
- the BNIP2 gene encoding BCL2/adenovirus E1B 19 kDa protein-interacting protein 2 isoform X2, whose product MEGVEFKEEWQDEDFPRPLPEDDPVESDTLAATGTESEANTEGNGTKLRKKLMAPDISLTLDPSEESVLSDDLDESGEIDLDDLDTPSENSNEFEWEDDLPKPKTTDVIRKGSLAEYTVAEEKDDGRRWRMFRIGEQDHRVDMKAIEPYKKVISHGGYYGDGLNAIVVFAVCFMPESSQPNYRYLMDNLFKYVIGTLELLVAENYMIVYLNGATTRRKMPSLGWLRKCYQQIDRRLRKNLKSLIIVHPSWFIRTLLAITKPFISSKFSQKIRYVFTLAELAELIPMEYVGIPECIKQVDQELNGKQEQKSEQ is encoded by the exons ATGGAAGGGGTTGAGTTTAAGGAAGAGTGGCAAGATGAAGATTTTCCAAg GCCCCTGCCAGAGGATGATCCTGTTGAGTCTGATACATTGGCTGCAACTGGAACAGAAAGTGAAGCCA aTACAGAGGGTAATGGAACCAAATTGAGGAAGAAACTAATGGCTCCAGATATTAGCTTAACTTTGGATCCCAGTGAGGAATCTGTTTTGTCTGATGACTTGGATGAGAGTGGAGAGATCGATTTGGATGATTTAGATACTCCTTCAGAAAATAGCAATGAATTTGAATGGGAAG ATGATcttccaaaaccaaaaactacTGATGTCATTAGGAAAGGATCACTGGCTGAATACACTGtggcagaggagaaggatgaTGGTCGACGCTGGCGAATGTTTAGGATCGGAGAACAGGACCATAGGGTGGACATGAAGGCAATTGAACCATACAAAAAAGTTATCAGTCATGGTG gGTATTACGGCGATGGGTTAAATGCCATTGTTGTGTTTGCTGTTTGCTTCATGCCTGAGAGCAGCCAGCCTAACTACAGATACCTAATGGACAATCTATTTAA GTACGTAATTGGCACTTTAGAGCTGTTAGTAGCAGAGAACTATATGATAGTTTACCTGAATGGTGCAACAACACGGAGAAAAATGCCAAGTTTAGGCTGGCTTAGGAAATGTTACCAGCAAATTGATAGACG GTtaaggaaaaatctgaaatcatTGATCATAGTTCATCCTTCCTGGTTCATCAGAACACTCCTGGCCATCACAAAACCTTTTATTAG CTCAAAATTCAGCCAAAAAATTAGGTATGTCTTTACCCTGGCAGAACTAGCTGAACTCATCCCCATGGAATACGTTGGCATCCCAGAATGCATAAAACA AGTTGACCAAGAGCTGAATGGAAAACAAGAGCAGAAAAGTGAACAGTAG
- the GCNT3 gene encoding beta-1,3-galactosyl-O-glycosyl-glycoprotein beta-1,6-N-acetylglucosaminyltransferase 3 gives MRWWERAARRRWVLLLGPLALLAAALALRGTARPDPADHSRLYRALELSPGRSINCSGVVRGDQTAIQEAQLSNLEVANRNASPTPGEYLNMTRDCRAFKETRRYIEFPLSQEEEEFPIAYSMVIHNKIDMFERLLRSLYTPQNVYCVHVDSKAPAAFQEAVRAIAACFPNVFVASRLETVVYAAWSRLQADLNCMQDLLQSPIPWRYLINTCGTDFPIKTNAETVRALQVLQGQNSLESEKPSAAKQARWQYHHEVGKAIFRTAQKKLPPPHSYPMFTGNAYIVVTRDFVQHIFENPTAQKFLEWSKDTYSPDEHVWATLNRMPGVPGAMPHNDKFQLSDMNALPRLVKWQYLEGDISKGAPYPPCTGRHQRSVCVYGVGDVPWMLQQHHLLANKFDPEMDDAAVQCLEEYLRHKALYGRGL, from the coding sequence ATGCGGTGGTGGgagcgggcggcgcggcggcgctgggtgctgctgctcgGGCCGCTGGCGCTGCTCGCCGCCGCCCTGGCGCTGCGCGGCACCGCTCGCCCCGACCCCGCCGACCACTCCCGCCTCTACCGGGCGCTGGAGCTCTCCCCCGGCCGCAGCATCAACTGCTCGGGGGTCGTCCGCGGGGACCAGACAGCCATCCAGGAGGCGCAGCTCAGCAACCTGGAAGTGGCGAACAGAAACGCTTCGCCGACACCCGGCGAGTACCTGAACATGACGAGGGACTGCAGAGCCTTCAAGGAGACCCGGCGCTACATCGAGTTCCCGCtcagccaggaggaggaggagttcCCCATCGCCTACTCCATGGTGATCCACAACAAAATCGACATGTTCGAACGCCTGCTGCGGTCTCTCTACACTCCGCAGAATGTCTACTGCGTCCATGTGGACAGCAAAGCCCCGGCCGCCTTCCAGGAGGCCGTGCGGGCCATCGCTGCCTGCTTCCCCAACGTCTTCGTGGCCAGCCGCCTGGAAACCGTAGTCTATGCCGCCTGGTCCCGGCTGCAGGCCGACCTCAACTGCATGCAGGacctgctgcagagccccatACCATGGCGCTACCTCATCAACACCTGCGGCACCGACTTCCCCATCAAGACCAACGCCGAGACAGTCCGGGcgctgcaggtgctgcagggccaGAACAGCTTGGAGTCGGAGAAGCCCTCAGCCGCCAAGCAGGCGCGCTGGCAGTACCATCACGAGGTGGGGAAGGCCATCTTCCGCACTGCCCAGAAGAAACTGCCGCCACCCCACAGCTACCCCATGTTCACGGGCAACGCGTACATCGTGGTCACACGGGACTTCGTGCAGCACATCTTCGAGAACCCCACGGCACAAAAGTTCCTCGAGTGGTCCAAGGACACCTACAGCCCTGACGAGCACGTCTGGGCCACCCTGAACCGCATGCCGGGCGTCCCGGGGGCCATGCCTCACAACGACAAGTTCCAGCTCTCAGACATGAACGCCCTTCCCCGCCTGGTCAAGTGGCAGTACCTGGAAGGGGACATCAGCAAGGGCGCACCCTACCCGCCCTGCACCGGCCGTCACCAGCGCTCCGTCTGCGTCTATGGGGTGGGTGACGTGCCCTGGATGTTGCAGCAGCACCACCTCTTGGCCAACAAGTTCGACCCCGAGATGGACGATGCGGCCGTCCAGTGTCTCGAGGAGTACCTGCGCCACAAGGCCCTGTACGGCCGAGGGCTCTGA
- the BNIP2 gene encoding BCL2/adenovirus E1B 19 kDa protein-interacting protein 2 isoform X1, whose protein sequence is MEGVEFKEEWQDEDFPRPLPEDDPVESDTLAATGTESEANTEGNGTKLRKKLMAPDISLTLDPSEESVLSDDLDESGEIDLDDLDTPSENSNEFEWEDDLPKPKTTDVIRKGSLAEYTVAEEKDDGRRWRMFRIGEQDHRVDMKAIEPYKKVISHGGYYGDGLNAIVVFAVCFMPESSQPNYRYLMDNLFKYVIGTLELLVAENYMIVYLNGATTRRKMPSLGWLRKCYQQIDRRLRKNLKSLIIVHPSWFIRTLLAITKPFISSKFSQKIRYVFTLAELAELIPMEYVGIPECIKQYEEEKFRKKQKRVDQELNGKQEQKSEQ, encoded by the exons ATGGAAGGGGTTGAGTTTAAGGAAGAGTGGCAAGATGAAGATTTTCCAAg GCCCCTGCCAGAGGATGATCCTGTTGAGTCTGATACATTGGCTGCAACTGGAACAGAAAGTGAAGCCA aTACAGAGGGTAATGGAACCAAATTGAGGAAGAAACTAATGGCTCCAGATATTAGCTTAACTTTGGATCCCAGTGAGGAATCTGTTTTGTCTGATGACTTGGATGAGAGTGGAGAGATCGATTTGGATGATTTAGATACTCCTTCAGAAAATAGCAATGAATTTGAATGGGAAG ATGATcttccaaaaccaaaaactacTGATGTCATTAGGAAAGGATCACTGGCTGAATACACTGtggcagaggagaaggatgaTGGTCGACGCTGGCGAATGTTTAGGATCGGAGAACAGGACCATAGGGTGGACATGAAGGCAATTGAACCATACAAAAAAGTTATCAGTCATGGTG gGTATTACGGCGATGGGTTAAATGCCATTGTTGTGTTTGCTGTTTGCTTCATGCCTGAGAGCAGCCAGCCTAACTACAGATACCTAATGGACAATCTATTTAA GTACGTAATTGGCACTTTAGAGCTGTTAGTAGCAGAGAACTATATGATAGTTTACCTGAATGGTGCAACAACACGGAGAAAAATGCCAAGTTTAGGCTGGCTTAGGAAATGTTACCAGCAAATTGATAGACG GTtaaggaaaaatctgaaatcatTGATCATAGTTCATCCTTCCTGGTTCATCAGAACACTCCTGGCCATCACAAAACCTTTTATTAG CTCAAAATTCAGCCAAAAAATTAGGTATGTCTTTACCCTGGCAGAACTAGCTGAACTCATCCCCATGGAATACGTTGGCATCCCAGAATGCATAAAACA gtatgaagaagaaaagtttagaaagaaacagaaaag AGTTGACCAAGAGCTGAATGGAAAACAAGAGCAGAAAAGTGAACAGTAG
- the BNIP2 gene encoding BCL2/adenovirus E1B 19 kDa protein-interacting protein 2 isoform X3, giving the protein MEGVEFKEEWQDEDFPRPLPEDDPVESDTLAATGTESEANTEGNGTKLRKKLMAPDISLTLDPSEESVLSDDLDESGEIDLDDLDTPSENSNEFEWEDDLPKPKTTDVIRKGSLAEYTVAEEKDDGRRWRMFRIGEQDHRVDMKAIEPYKKVISHGGYYGDGLNAIVVFAVCFMPESSQPNYRYLMDNLFKYVIGTLELLVAENYMIVYLNGATTRRKMPSLGWLRKCYQQIDRRLRKNLKSLIIVHPSWFIRTLLAITKPFISSKFSQKIRYVFTLAELAELIPMEYVGIPECIKQN; this is encoded by the exons ATGGAAGGGGTTGAGTTTAAGGAAGAGTGGCAAGATGAAGATTTTCCAAg GCCCCTGCCAGAGGATGATCCTGTTGAGTCTGATACATTGGCTGCAACTGGAACAGAAAGTGAAGCCA aTACAGAGGGTAATGGAACCAAATTGAGGAAGAAACTAATGGCTCCAGATATTAGCTTAACTTTGGATCCCAGTGAGGAATCTGTTTTGTCTGATGACTTGGATGAGAGTGGAGAGATCGATTTGGATGATTTAGATACTCCTTCAGAAAATAGCAATGAATTTGAATGGGAAG ATGATcttccaaaaccaaaaactacTGATGTCATTAGGAAAGGATCACTGGCTGAATACACTGtggcagaggagaaggatgaTGGTCGACGCTGGCGAATGTTTAGGATCGGAGAACAGGACCATAGGGTGGACATGAAGGCAATTGAACCATACAAAAAAGTTATCAGTCATGGTG gGTATTACGGCGATGGGTTAAATGCCATTGTTGTGTTTGCTGTTTGCTTCATGCCTGAGAGCAGCCAGCCTAACTACAGATACCTAATGGACAATCTATTTAA GTACGTAATTGGCACTTTAGAGCTGTTAGTAGCAGAGAACTATATGATAGTTTACCTGAATGGTGCAACAACACGGAGAAAAATGCCAAGTTTAGGCTGGCTTAGGAAATGTTACCAGCAAATTGATAGACG GTtaaggaaaaatctgaaatcatTGATCATAGTTCATCCTTCCTGGTTCATCAGAACACTCCTGGCCATCACAAAACCTTTTATTAG CTCAAAATTCAGCCAAAAAATTAGGTATGTCTTTACCCTGGCAGAACTAGCTGAACTCATCCCCATGGAATACGTTGGCATCCCAGAATGCATAAAACA GAATTGA
- the BNIP2 gene encoding BCL2/adenovirus E1B 19 kDa protein-interacting protein 2 isoform X4 — MEGVEFKEEWQDEDFPRPLPEDDPVESDTLAATGTESEANTEGNGTKLRKKLMAPDISLTLDPSEESVLSDDLDESGEIDLDDLDTPSENSNEFEWEDDLPKPKTTDVIRKGSLAEYTVAEEKDDGRRWRMFRIGEQDHRVDMKAIEPYKKVISHGGYYGDGLNAIVVFAVCFMPESSQPNYRYLMDNLFKYVIGTLELLVAENYMIVYLNGATTRRKMPSLGWLRKCYQQIDRRLRKNLKSLIIVHPSWFIRTLLAITKPFIRVDQELNGKQEQKSEQ, encoded by the exons ATGGAAGGGGTTGAGTTTAAGGAAGAGTGGCAAGATGAAGATTTTCCAAg GCCCCTGCCAGAGGATGATCCTGTTGAGTCTGATACATTGGCTGCAACTGGAACAGAAAGTGAAGCCA aTACAGAGGGTAATGGAACCAAATTGAGGAAGAAACTAATGGCTCCAGATATTAGCTTAACTTTGGATCCCAGTGAGGAATCTGTTTTGTCTGATGACTTGGATGAGAGTGGAGAGATCGATTTGGATGATTTAGATACTCCTTCAGAAAATAGCAATGAATTTGAATGGGAAG ATGATcttccaaaaccaaaaactacTGATGTCATTAGGAAAGGATCACTGGCTGAATACACTGtggcagaggagaaggatgaTGGTCGACGCTGGCGAATGTTTAGGATCGGAGAACAGGACCATAGGGTGGACATGAAGGCAATTGAACCATACAAAAAAGTTATCAGTCATGGTG gGTATTACGGCGATGGGTTAAATGCCATTGTTGTGTTTGCTGTTTGCTTCATGCCTGAGAGCAGCCAGCCTAACTACAGATACCTAATGGACAATCTATTTAA GTACGTAATTGGCACTTTAGAGCTGTTAGTAGCAGAGAACTATATGATAGTTTACCTGAATGGTGCAACAACACGGAGAAAAATGCCAAGTTTAGGCTGGCTTAGGAAATGTTACCAGCAAATTGATAGACG GTtaaggaaaaatctgaaatcatTGATCATAGTTCATCCTTCCTGGTTCATCAGAACACTCCTGGCCATCACAAAACCTTTTATTAG AGTTGACCAAGAGCTGAATGGAAAACAAGAGCAGAAAAGTGAACAGTAG